One window of the Lynx canadensis isolate LIC74 chromosome D3, mLynCan4.pri.v2, whole genome shotgun sequence genome contains the following:
- the PISD gene encoding phosphatidylserine decarboxylase proenzyme, mitochondrial isoform X3 — MQVTGSMRSTGSESWRSWAWRFHPNLLVPGRLHFPQLALRRRLGQLSCMSRPALKLRSWPLTVLYYLLPFGALRPLSRVGWRPVSRVALYKSVPTRLLSRAWGRLNQVELPHWLRRPVYSLYIWTFGVNMKEAAVEDLHHYRNLSEFFRRKLKPQARPVCGLHSVISPSDGKILNFGQVKNCEVEQVKGVTYSLESFLGPRISTEDLPFPPATPCGSFRNQLVTREGNELYHCVIYLAPGDYHCFHSPTDWTISHRRHFPGSLMSVNPGMARWIKELFCHNERVVLTGDWKHGFFSLTAVGATNVGSIRIYFDRDLHTNSPRYSKGSYNDFSFVTHANKEGIPMRKGEHLGEFNLGSTIVLIFEAPKDFNFKLKAGQKIRFGEALGSL; from the exons ATGCAGGTTACCGGCAGTATGAGAAGTACAGGGAGCGAGAGCTGGAGAAGCTGGGCTTGGAGATTCCACCCAAACTTGCTGGTCCCTGGGAG GTTGCACTTCCCCCAGCTGGCACTGAGGCGGAGGCTGGGACAGTTGAGCTGTATGTCCAGACCTGCCCTGAAACTGCGCTCCTGGCCCCTGACGGTCCTCTACTACCTCCTGCCCTTCGGTGCCCTCAGACCGCTCAGCCGGGTGGGATGGAGGCCCGTGAGCAGG GTGGCCCTGTACAAGTCAGTGCCGACGCGCCTGCTGTCGCGGGCCTGGGGCCGCCTCAACCAGGTGGAGCTGCCGCACTGGCTGCGCAGGCCTGTGTACAGCCTGTATATCTGGACCTTCGGGGTAAACATGAAGGAGGCCGCCGTGGAGGACCTGCACCACTACCGCAACCTCAGCGAGTTCTTCCGGCGCAAGCTGAAGCCGCAGGCCCGGCCCGTGTGTGGCCTGCACAGCGTG ATCAGCCCATCAGATGGGAAGATCCTGAACTTTGGGCAGGTGAAGAACTGCGAAGTGGAGCAGGTGAAGGGGGTCACCTACTCGCTGGAGTCGTTCCTGGGTCCACGCATCTCCACAGAGgacctgcccttccctccag CTACCCCCTGCGGCTCCTTCAGGAACCAGCTGGTCACTCGAGAAGGCAATGAGCTCTACCACTGTGTCATCTACCTGGCCCCCGGGGACTACCACTGCTTCCATTCTCCCACTGACTGGACTATTTCCCACCGGCGCCACTTCCCAG GCTCCCTGATGTCCGTGAACCCCGGCATGGCCCGCTGGATCAAAGAGCTCTTTTGCCACAATGAACGGGTGGTCCTCACCGGGGACTGGAAACACGGCTTCTTCTCGCTGACGGCCGTGGGGGCCACCAATGTGGGCTCTATACGCATCTACTTTGACCGG GACCTGCACACAAATAGCCCGCGCTACAGCAAGGGTTCCTACAATGACTTCAGCTTCGTGACGCATGCCAACAAGGAGGGCATCCCCATGCGCAAGGGAGAGCACCTGGGCGAGTTCAACCTGGGCTCTACCATCGTGCTCATCTTCGAGGCCCCCAAGGACTTCAACTTTAAGCTGAAAGCTGGACAGAAGATTCGGTTTGGGGAGGCTCTGGGCTCCCTCTAG
- the PISD gene encoding phosphatidylserine decarboxylase proenzyme, mitochondrial isoform X4: MCQSEARRGPELRAAKWLHFPQLALRRRLGQLSCMSRPALKLRSWPLTVLYYLLPFGALRPLSRVGWRPVSRVALYKSVPTRLLSRAWGRLNQVELPHWLRRPVYSLYIWTFGVNMKEAAVEDLHHYRNLSEFFRRKLKPQARPVCGLHSVISPSDGKILNFGQVKNCEVEQVKGVTYSLESFLGPRISTEDLPFPPATPCGSFRNQLVTREGNELYHCVIYLAPGDYHCFHSPTDWTISHRRHFPGSLMSVNPGMARWIKELFCHNERVVLTGDWKHGFFSLTAVGATNVGSIRIYFDRDLHTNSPRYSKGSYNDFSFVTHANKEGIPMRKGEHLGEFNLGSTIVLIFEAPKDFNFKLKAGQKIRFGEALGSL, from the exons ATGTGTCAGTCAGAGGCTCGGCGAGGACCGGAGCTCCGAGCAGCGAAATG GTTGCACTTCCCCCAGCTGGCACTGAGGCGGAGGCTGGGACAGTTGAGCTGTATGTCCAGACCTGCCCTGAAACTGCGCTCCTGGCCCCTGACGGTCCTCTACTACCTCCTGCCCTTCGGTGCCCTCAGACCGCTCAGCCGGGTGGGATGGAGGCCCGTGAGCAGG GTGGCCCTGTACAAGTCAGTGCCGACGCGCCTGCTGTCGCGGGCCTGGGGCCGCCTCAACCAGGTGGAGCTGCCGCACTGGCTGCGCAGGCCTGTGTACAGCCTGTATATCTGGACCTTCGGGGTAAACATGAAGGAGGCCGCCGTGGAGGACCTGCACCACTACCGCAACCTCAGCGAGTTCTTCCGGCGCAAGCTGAAGCCGCAGGCCCGGCCCGTGTGTGGCCTGCACAGCGTG ATCAGCCCATCAGATGGGAAGATCCTGAACTTTGGGCAGGTGAAGAACTGCGAAGTGGAGCAGGTGAAGGGGGTCACCTACTCGCTGGAGTCGTTCCTGGGTCCACGCATCTCCACAGAGgacctgcccttccctccag CTACCCCCTGCGGCTCCTTCAGGAACCAGCTGGTCACTCGAGAAGGCAATGAGCTCTACCACTGTGTCATCTACCTGGCCCCCGGGGACTACCACTGCTTCCATTCTCCCACTGACTGGACTATTTCCCACCGGCGCCACTTCCCAG GCTCCCTGATGTCCGTGAACCCCGGCATGGCCCGCTGGATCAAAGAGCTCTTTTGCCACAATGAACGGGTGGTCCTCACCGGGGACTGGAAACACGGCTTCTTCTCGCTGACGGCCGTGGGGGCCACCAATGTGGGCTCTATACGCATCTACTTTGACCGG GACCTGCACACAAATAGCCCGCGCTACAGCAAGGGTTCCTACAATGACTTCAGCTTCGTGACGCATGCCAACAAGGAGGGCATCCCCATGCGCAAGGGAGAGCACCTGGGCGAGTTCAACCTGGGCTCTACCATCGTGCTCATCTTCGAGGCCCCCAAGGACTTCAACTTTAAGCTGAAAGCTGGACAGAAGATTCGGTTTGGGGAGGCTCTGGGCTCCCTCTAG